Part of the Paeniglutamicibacter sulfureus genome, TCGTGCTGGCCGCCACGCTGCCCACCGGCGAACGCCAACTGGTGGCCATCGGCCTGCCCGGGGACCGCAACGTGGACCTTAAGCGCGTCGAGGCAAACATCTCCGCGCACCTGGAAACCGGCGGCGAGGTCGGCCTCGAGGCCGCGACCGAGGATGACCTGAAGAAGCACCCGACGCTCATCAAGGGCTACATCGGCCCGGCGCTGGGCACTGATGCGGCGGTCCTGGGCCTGGAAGGCGCTTCCAAGATCCTGTACCTGGTTGACCCGCGCGTGGTTGCCGGCACCAGCTGGGTCACCGGCGCCAACGAGGCCGGCAAGCACGTCTTCGGCCTGGTCGCCGGACGCGACTTCACCTGGGACGGCACCATCGAGTGCGTCGAGGTGCTCGCCGGGGACCCGGCCCCGGACGGATCCGGCCCGCTGGAAACCGCCCGCGGCATCGAAATGGGACACATCTTCCAGCTCGGCCGCAAGTACGCCGAGGCCCTGGACCTGAAGGTGCTGGACCAGAACGGCAAGCTCAAGGTCGTCACCATGGGCTCCTACGGCGTGGGTGTCACCCGTGCCGTCGCCGCCCTGGCCGAGTCCAACCACGATGAGAACGGCTTGGTCTGGCCCCGCAACGTGGCCCCGGCCGACGTGCACCTGGTGGTCACCGGCAAGCAGGCAGAACTCTTCGAGGCGGCACAGAAGATCGCCGACGAGCTGCACGAAGCCGGTGTCGAGGTCATCTACGATGACCGTCCCAAGGTCTCGGCAGGCGTGAAGTTCTCCGACGCGGAGCTCATCGGCGTGCCCACGATCGTGGTCATCGGCCGCGGCCTGGCCGACGGAGTGGTCGAGGTCAAGGACCGCGCCACCGGGGAACGCACCGACGTCTCCGTCGACGAGGTTGTCGCGCAGCTGATCGCCCTCGCCAAGGGCTAGGGATGATCGAGGCGGCGACCCTGCTTGATGGTTCCGGGCTGCAGGGAATGGAGCCCGGAACCATCGCCTTGATCGTGCTCGCAGGATTCGCCGCGGGCTGGGTCGATGCGGTGGTCGGCGGCGGGGGACTGCTCCAGCTCCCCGCCCTGCTGTTGGTCCCGGGGATCTCCCCGGTGCAGGCGCTTGCCACCAACAAGCTGGGATCCGTCTTCGGCACCACCACCAGTGCGGTGACCTACTACCGCCGTGCCCATCCGGATCTGAAGACCGCGATCCCGATGGCCACGGTGGCGCTGGCGGGCTCCTTCGGCGGGGCGATCCTGGCCACGCTGCTGCCCGAAGAAGTCATCAAACCCGTCATCATTGCCGCACTCATCGCGGTGGGCCTGTTCACGCTCTTCAAGCCCACGGCAGGGGAGCTGACGAACCTGCGCCACACGGGCTCCCGCCACTATGCGGTGGCAGGCGTGATCGGGCTGGTCATCGGCGGCTACGACGGGCTGATCGGCCCGGGCACCGGATCGTTCCTGATCATCGCGATGGTCGCCTTCATGGGCTACAACTTCCTGGCCGCCAGCGCCAAGGCCAAGATCGTGAACATGGCGACCAACCTGGGCGCACTGGCGTTCTTCCTGCCTTCCGGGCACCTGTTGTGGGGGATCGGCCTGGTGCTGGGGGCGGCGAACATGGTTGGCGGCTACCTCGGCGCGCGCATGGCTGTGTCCAAGGGCAGCAAGTTCATCCGCATTGTCTTCCTTGCCGTGGTGGGCGCGCTGATCCTCAAGCTGGGCTACGACGTGTTGTTTCCAGCCGTTTAGAAGGGTCCCCGTTTTGCCCCGGACAGCCACTTTCGCGGGCGATGGTGTCTGTAATGCGCTGTGCGCCTTACAGACACCACGTCTTTCCGGGGCTCAGACCAGGCATCGGCGAGCTCCACATGTGCGCCATGCTCCGGGCCGCCGCGGTGGGTCAATCCCTCTCTTCAGGTTGCCCTCGGGTCAGAGCGCTAAAGGCCAGTTTTGCTGACCCCGTGCGCCGTCCATTTCCGTGAGTAGCCCTCGAAAATCAGCTGATCAATCAGCCCTCGGAGGGAGACCTGTGTCGGTAATGTCCTGGATTTCCAACGGGTGCGGCGCCCATAGAGGCAGAGCCTGCCCATGGCGATGGGCCTCCGATCGCGCCTGGTCATCGACGGCGCCCTTGCCTGACGGGTTTTCCGATTCCGCTCCCAACCGGGAGCAACGATACGCACATCGCCAATATTTACGCGCGGAAGATTCGTCTGCTGCGATGTTCCCTTTCTTGCGGAGATTTCTTTCGCGCGACTTGCCATTGCCTTGCATCTCCCCGTACGCGGTGTAAGACTGACCCAATGATGCGACTCCATATGGAGAAGTCGCGGCCGGTTCCGGGGGGACTACCGGCCAGTGATACCGTATTCGCTTGAATTGAATGAATCGTCTCATTCGGCTGGGGAGCCGAATCACGGCCATGACTTGTCATTTGCAAGAATCTTGGGGCCGGGAAAAACTAGTAATTCTAGTGACAGGAAATTCCCATGCAATCGGACACTTGGCCTGCTTGGAGGCTTCGTGAAAGCCTGATCATCCAAAAATACAGTAGTTCCTCTGTAGCAGACCACAGAGGAATTCAGCGGGTTGCGCGAAGGATCGTGGATACGCAACGCGCGGGATTTTCGGTGGTGGTGGTGCTACCCGAGATGGAAAGTGCCACGAATGAATTAGCGACCCATCCAGCTGGACTCGCCCCGTCGGGTGAATCAGGTGGGTTGGACCTTGCGGTGGGTCGGCGTAAGCAGATCTTCGAGCCTTCGCTGGAAATGGCCATTTCCAAGCTTGGTGCAGCCTCCCATGTGTTTACGGGCGGAGAAGCAGGGCTGATCACGGATGGCATCCACGGCAAAGCACACATAGTTGGCGTGGATCCACTGGCCGTGGCGGCTTCCCTTGCTCGCAGGGAGATCCCCATCGTGGCCGGCTTCCAGGGAACAAACCGCGAGGCCAATATGGTCACGACCATGGGACGAGATGGATCGGACCTGATGGCGGTTGCTCTCGCCGCCTCCTTGAATGCATTGGTTTGTGAAATCTATTCCGACTTTGACGGCCTGTACACGGCAGATCCACGCATCGTTCCGGCAGCTCGCAAGGTCCAAACGATTACAAGCGTGCAAATGATGGAACTGGCCGCTGCAGGAGCCAAGGTTCTGCCGCGGCGGTGCATTGAATATGCGCGCCGCCTTGGAGTAACGATCCATGTGCGTTCACCGTTTAATCCGGATGAGGGGACGAGGGTCGTTTCCGGGCTCGAGGACGAGCCCGGCGCCGAGCATTCGGCGACCTTGGAAGAACCGCTGATCATGGGCGTCATCCAAGACCGGACCCAGATCCAAGTCACCGTGGCCGGTGTCCCCATGGGGCCAGGCCCGGCGCAGCTGTTCGGTGTCACCGCGGCTTTAGGTGTTTGCCCGGACATGATCACTCATAAAAATGACGTGGTGGACGGGTCTACGGACATTTCATTCATCTTGCCCGCCGACCAAATCCCCCCTGTGGTGGCTGCTGTCTCGAAGGCTCAGGAGACCATTGGCTTCCAGTGGTTGAAATGCGAAGAAGTGGGCAAACTTTCGCTGTCGGGTTTCGGCATGCGTCTGGAGCCTGATGTGCTCTGCCGGTTCTTGGGTGTGCTTTCCGATGCCGGCATCAAGATTCGGCTATTTTCCGACTCTTCGGTTTGCCTATGCGCCGTAACGGACCTAGAGATGCTGGGGCTTGGGGTCCGGGCAATGCGCGAAGCGTTCAACTTATCCGATGACTTGGGGAAAGGGTATAGGGCAAAACATATGAATCAATCCGTCAATCACAAAGGCTAGGAATCTTGATTACGATCAAGAAATAGCCGATTAATTCCAGCTTGGGCAGACAGTTTATGTGAAGTAGCGATGGAATCAGGGGACTTGGGGCTTGGGGCATTTTGATCGGCCGAGGGTACATCTGTGCAATTTACGAGCCCACCGGAGACGTCGGCCTGCAGGGGCATCCGTGCTAATGCCGTCGATTGCTTGGGAAAGCGCCGGATTTTGGCCAATATCGACGATATTTTTCGGTTCCGAATCTCCTCTAAACAATTTCCCCGATTCCAGATTGCCTGCCTCTATTTCTTTGATGAATGGAGATTTCAATGACAAATAAAACGGAACTCGCGGACTGGACGGGTCCGCTCGTGTCAGGCCCGATACCGGGGCCACAGTCCGCCGCCTTTTTGGCGCGTCAAGAAGCCCGGGAATCCAACGCCCGGACTTACCCACGCCATTTGCCGATTGCGATCGCCGAAGCCGCAGGGAGTTTCGTTCGGGATGTTGACGGAAATGTGTTCATAGACTTCCTCAACGGGGCAGGGGTGCTCCCGTTCGGGCACAACCATCCGGAATTGGTACGTGTTGCCGCCGACCAAATGCTGGTTGAAACCCACGGCCTGGATTTCCCGACGCCGGTAAAGGACGCCTTCATCGATACCCAGCTCTCAATGCTTCCCGTGGATATGCAGGACCGGATGAAGATCCACTTCTGCGGACCCACCGGCGCCAATGCCGTAGAGGCTGCGATAAAGCTGTGCAAGACGGCTACCCGTCGCGGAGAGATCATCAGCTTTCAGGGAGGATTCCATGGGAGCACTGCCGCGGCAATGGCCCTCACCGGACTGGTGGCACCAAAAAGTCACGTGCAAAATGGCATGCCAGGGGTCCACTTCTTTCCCTATTCATACTGTTCGCAATGCCCTCTCGGCATGAGCCCCGCCACCTGTTCCACGAACTGCGCGACTTTCCTGGAGCATTCGCTGAAGGACGATCTCAGCGGAATTCCGCTGCCCGCCGCCGTAATTCTTGAGCTCGTTCAAGGCGAGGGCGGATCAATTCCCGCCACAATCGAGTTCGCCCAGCGAGTGCGTGCAGTGACCCGAGAACTGGGGATCCCGCTGATCGTCGACGAAGTGCAAACGGGCTGCGGACGTACCGGTACCTGGTTCTCGTTTGAGCAGTACGGAATCGAACCAGATGTCATCGTTGCCTCGAAGGCACTCAGCGGCATGGGTCTGCCCATCGCGCTGATCATGTACGACAAGGCGATGGATGTCTGGGAGCCCGGCGCACACATCGGTACCTTCCGTGGCAACCAGCTCGCCTTCGCCACCGGTGTCGAAGCAGTGAAAATATTCCAACGCGACGACATCCTGGGCAACGTCCGGCGCCGCAGCGAACAATGTTTTGGCCTTCTGGCGCCGCTGCAGCAGCATCCGTGGGTTCGGGAAATCCGCGGGAAGGGATTGCTTGTGGGCGTCGAGCTCATGGATCCACGAACCGAAATGCCGGCGGGAGATTTAGCCGCCGAAGTGCAGAGCGAGGCCTTGAACCGGGGGCTGATCCTGGAACTCGGCGGCCGCGACAGCAGCGTCGTGCGCCTGCTGCCTCCGCTCAATATCACCGCGGAAGTCATGGAGACCGCTTGTCACATCCTGGTCGATTGCATCGATCGGTTGGCATCGATGCTCGATGTGCCCGCGCCGTAATCACCCGGCTCGATTGGTTGGAACACACATGACCAGAGAGGTCGCTTTGAGCAAGCAAGTTGATACGCGGGAAAACCTTGCCTATCCGGGAAGACACAGGGCACTTAGCCTCATGCACGGGCCTGTATTGCACTCCGTGGAGGTGGACCAGACAGCCGGATGGGTCCCGGGGGAACGCCTGGATCACCTCTTTGAGGGACAGTGCGATCTGTTGCGCAAGACCGGGAAAGGATTGCATCTGGCTGTGGACACGGGTGCGGTCAGGCTCACCTATGATCAGTTGGACGCCAAGGCCAACCAACTGGCCCGGTACTTGATCGCCCACGGGTGCAATCCCGGGGACAGGATAGCGTTGCTTTTCGACGATCCGGTTCGTTCCCTGGTGGGGATGCTCGCGGTGTTGAAGATCCACGCTGCGTATGTGCCCCTGGATGCCGGTTATCCCGCCGACCGGATCGCTTACATCATCGCCGATGCCGATGTCGCCCAGGTCTTGACGCTGTCGCATTTGAGGGATCGTCTCGTGGATGTCATGGCTTCGGTCCGCTGCCTCGATGAGGAGGACCCAAGGATCGAGTCGATGGATTCCGCGCGACTTGCAGCGGAGGAAAAGGGATCCCCCAGCGACCAGTTGGCCTACATCATTTACACGTCCGGAACGACCGGTCGGCCCAAGGGTGTGGCAATTGAGCATGCCAGCATCTGCAATTTCGTGAGAGTGGCTGCGCTCTCCTATGGGTACGAGCAGCAGGACAGGGTTTATCAGGGCATGACCATAGCCTTTGACTTCTCGGTTGAAGAGATTTGGGTTCCGTGGATGTCCGGGGCCACCCTGGTTCCCAAACCCAGCGGCACCGCGCTGCTTGGACTGGAGCTGGCAGAGTTTCTGGTTGCCCACAAGGTCACGGCCATTTGTTGTGTTCCAACGTTGTTGGCGACACTCGATGAGGATATTCCATCCCTCCGCTTTCTTTTGGTCTCCGGGGAAGCGTGTCCACGTGACCTGATGGTGCGGTGGCATCGGCCGGGTCGTCGCTTCTTGAATGTGTACGGACCCACCGAGGCCACTGTCACGGCAACCTACGCGATTGCCGATCCCACACGTCCTGTCACCCTGGGAGTGCCATTGCCCAGCTATGCCGTGGTCATCCTCGATCCCGACGAACCCAAGGCGCTGCCGGCCGGCACCCAGGGCGAGATCGGCCTGGCAGGCATTGGGTTGGCCAAGGGCTACGTCAAGCGTGACGACCTCACAGGGAAGGCCTTTATCCCGGACTTTCTGGGGATAGACAACAACCCTTCGGGCAGGATCTACCGCACCGGCGACCTGGGGCGGATCAATGATATGGGTGAGATCGAATATTTTGGCCGTATCGACACCCAAGTGAAAATCCGCGGTTACCGGATCGAACTCACAGAGATCGAATCGGTGCTGTTGCAGGTGCCCGGAGTTGCCCAAGCGGTCGTTGACACCTACGAACGGGAACCCGGTTTTACCGAGCTGGTGGCGTACTACAGCCTGAGGAAAGACACCCCTGAAATCGATGCCGTGGATCTCAGGAAACGGCTGCAATCCCAGCTTCCCAGCTATATGGTGCCGGCGTACTTTGAGTGCCTGAAAGCCATTCCGATGCTACCCAGCGACAAGGCCGATCGAAAAAACCTGCCCCCGCCTTCCACACCCAGCCCCAATGCGGGCGGCCAGGAATATGTGGCCCCGGCAAATGAGACCGAGGAACAGCTGTCGCTGGCCTTGGCGCAGGTGCTCCACGTTGAGAAGGTATCGACGCGAGCGAATTTTTTTACGGATCTCGGGGCCAATTCCCTTTTACTTGCACATTTCTGTTCCCTGACCAGAAAGAACACCGACCTGCCCCCGCTGGCCATGAGGGATGCCTACCAAAACCCGACCATTGAAAAGCTGGCCGGGGTGCTCGAAAACAGCAGCGCCGCCACGCCGCCGACCGCGTATCCCGAGACAATGGAAGTCAGACTGGCCAGCACCCGCCAGTTCGTGACGACAGGCGTTCTGCAAGCCCTGATCTTCTTGGCGTACACCTACGGGTTGACGGTCCTGGCGGTCGCCGGATATCACTGGGCAGCTGCGGCAACGGACGCCATAAAAGTTTGGGAACGATCCCTCATTTTCACCGTCGCGATGTTTGTCGCGTTGTCAGTGATACCCATTGTCCTGAAATGGGTAATTGTCGGGCGGTGGAAGGAAATGGAAATTCCTGTCTGGTCATTGGCATATGTCCGCTTCTGGTTCGTGCGGGTGCTCATCAGCAGCAATCCACTTCGAATGTTTGCCGGGACACCGTTGTTTAACGTCTATTTGCGGGCGCTGGGGGCCAAGATCGGGCACGACGTTGCGATCTTCTCCACTTCAGTGCCGCTGTGCAGCGATTTGCTCACCATTGGTGACGGCACCGTGATCCGAAAGGACTGCGTGTTCAAGGGCTATCGCGCCCAACGGGGAATCATTCAAGTAGGGCCGGTGACCCTGGGCAAAAACGTCTGGGTGGGTGAGCAAACGGTCATCGACATCTATACGGAGATGGGAGACAACTCCCAGCTTGGTCATTCATCGTCGCTGCATCGTGGGCAGACGGTACCGCCCAATGAAACATGGCATGGCTCGCCCGGGCGGCGCTGCGATTCCAATTACAAGTCTGTCGACCCTGCGCGCGTCACTATGAGAAGAAAGGTCACCTACAGTTTCTGGGTCGTGTGCCTCAGCATTGCCGGGTTCGGGTCCCTCGTTACCTTCCTGATTGCGTTGTTCCTGCCGGACTACCTCTCGTCAGGTTTGCTCTGGAACGAGACCGGTGGGTTCTATGCCGACTTGATTATCATTTCCTTCGGCCTGACAATCGGCGGTATTGTTACCGGCCTGGTGGCAGTGGGCGTCGTACCGCGGCTGCTATATCTTTTCCTGACCCCCGGCAAGGTCTATCCCCTTTACGGATTCCACTATGCCCTTCACCGGACGGTCACGCGGCTCACGAATATCCCGTTCTTCGCAAACCTCACAGGCGACAGCTCGCTGATTCTCTATTACCTGAGCTATCTCGGGTATCACCAGCCGAACCCGGTGCAAACGGGGTCCAACTTCGGACCCGCAGTCAAACACGACACACCCTATGCGGTTACCGTCGGCTCCGGAACGATGGTGTCGGATGGTCTGTCGATGATTACCGCAGAGGTATCGAACACCTCATTCCGCATCGCACCCAGCACCATCGGTGCCAAGAACTTTTTGGGCAACGCCATCACCTATCCACCTGCGGGGAAGACCGGCGAGAACTGTTTGTTCGGAACCATGACCATGGTCCCGATTGACGGTCCCGTCCGTGAAGGAGTCGGACTCCTGGGGTCCCCGCCTTTCGAGATCCCGCGCTCGGTCCAGCGGGACAGCGCCTTCGACGAGATGAAGACGGCAGAGCAACTCAAATTGCGGCTTCCAGCAAAGAACCGCCACAACGGCCTCACCATTGCGCTGTTCCTTTTGCTCCGTTGGTTCGAGGTCTTTGTCTCCCTGTGGTTCGCATCGGTCGTCCTGACCCATTTTGAAGAAGTCGGCGCACTGGCCGTCATGATCGGCACACTGGCCCTGGGTGTGGCGTTGGAAGGACTCACCATTGCGATCGAACGCATCACCCAGATCCGCCACAAGCTTGTCCCGACCTTCTGTTCCATCTATGAGGTCTACTTTTGGGAGCACGAGCGTTTTTGGAAGTTCATCGGTGGTGCAGCACTTGGCCTGTTCAGCGGCACGCCCTTCAAATCGATCATTTTGCGACTGTTGGGTGTGCGCGTGGGCAAGAGGCTTTTCGATGACGGATGCGCAATCCCGGAGAAGACAATCGTCTCCATAGGCGATGATGTGACCCTGAATTCGGGGAGCATCTTCCAATGCCACTCGATGGAAGACGGGGCCTTCAAGCTCGAGCCCATCTCGATCGGCTCCAGGGTCACGATAGGTGTCGGCGCGTTTGTGCACTACGGCGTGACCATGCAGGACGGGGCGGAGCTCAAAGCCGATTCGTTCCTGATGAAAGGTTCCGACGTACCCGAGGACAGCCTATTCGGCGGCAACCCGGCACAGGAATTGTCGACCCGTGGCCTGCGGAACGTGGCCTCCGGCTGAACGCGGCCAGGGGGTGCCGTGCTGTTCCCTGCGTCATGGGCCTCGCCGTTGCCCCCCGTCCTTCGCCGGGAATGGCGCTGCTCCGCCGAAAACCGAACCTGGAAATCCAGTGTCGGTTTTCGAGGGAGCAGCGCACCGTGCGGTTGGGCCCTGCCCGCGTGGCTAACGCGCCGGCTTGAGCACCATGGCCGAGCCGCCACCGCGACGCGTCGGTTCTGCCGCCGCCGTCATCGATCCATCAGGGCCGAACTCGATTGCCTCGAGCGCGCCGATCTCCGCCTGCGGTGTAAACGAATCGCCCGAGGCGACGAACTCATGGCCGAAGGCTTCCAAGCCGGCCCCCTGGGATTCGATAAACTCCGGTTCGGCAGTGACCTTGGCCGAATTGCGCTGCGAGGCACGCGGTGCGGCAATCGCCTCGGGCAGGCTCATGCCAAGGTCCACGCGGTTGACCAAGGTCTGCAACACCGTGGTGATGATGGTCGAACCGCCCGGCGAGCCCAAGGCCAACAGGGGCTTGCCGTCGGAGAGGACGATGGTCGGGGCCATCGACGAGCGCGGACGCTTGCCCGGTTCGATCCTATTGGGGTCGGCCGGGTCGTAGACCGTGGAGAAATCGGTCAACTCGTTGTTCAGGAGGAAGCCGCGGTCCGGAACGACGATGCCCGATCCGCCGGTCTGCTCGATGGTCAGCGTGTAGGACACCACATTGCCCTGGGCATCGGCCACGGACAGGTGGGTCGTGGAGATGTTCTCGGTGTCGGTTTCCACCGCCGGTGCGGCGGTGGCAGCCGGGCAGAGACCGTCATAGTCGGTGACATCGCCGGGGGCCACGGGCTTGGTGGCAGCCTGCTCCGGGTCCAGCGCGCAGGCGCGCTCGGCGCCGAAGAGCGCATCGGTCAAGGTGCTGGTGGGAACGTCCACGAACGCCGGGTCCCCGAGGTACTTTCCGCGGTCCGCATAGGCCAGCGCGCTGGCCTCAAGGTAGTGGTGGATGGCGGCCGGGCCTTCCATGGCGGAGAGGTCGTAGTTTTCCAGGATGTTCAGGGCTTCCCCGATGGTGGTTCCGCCGCTGCTGGAGGGAGCCATGCCGAAGACCTCCAGCCCGCGGTAGTCCACCTTGGTGGGAGCCTGGTCGATCACGGCGTAGTCGGCAAGATCCTGTGTGCTCAGGTGGCCAAAGGGCACGGGAAGCTCGGTGTCATCGGAAATCGGCGGCGCCTGGACGGCCTCGGCGATGTCCTCCGCCAGCGCCCCGTTGTAGAAGGCCTCGATACCGTCGCGGGCCAACAGCGTGTAGGTGCGGGCCAAGTCCGGGTTCTTGATGGTGCTGCCGACCTCAGGGGCATCGCCTCCGGGCAGGTAGAGCTCGCTGGTGGAATCAAACGCGGCGAAGCGCTCCTTGTTGTCCAGCGTTTGTTCGCGGAATGTCTCATCCACGACGAAGCCGCGGGTGGCTGCCTTGATGGCAGGCTGCAAGGCCTGCCCAAGGCTGAGCGACCCCCACTTTTCCAGGGCCCGCTGCCAGGTCGCTGCCGTGCCGGGAACACCCACGGATACGCCGCTGGTCACCAGTTCGGGGGTAAACGGGTAGGGTTCGCCGGTCTCGGGATCGATGAACGCGTCCGTCGGCATGGTCGCCGGAGCGGTTTCGCGTCCGTCAATG contains:
- a CDS encoding proline--tRNA ligase: MVLKLSTLFLRTLREDPVDAEVASHKLLVRAGYIRRAAPGIYTWLPLGLRVLGKVEAIIREEMNAIGAQEVHFPALLPREPYETTGRWTEYGDGLFRLKDRKGADYLLAPTHEEMFTLLVKDLYNSYKDLPAYLYQIQNKYRDEARPRAGLLRGREFIMKDSYSFNIDDEGLEEAYQAHRAAYLKIFGRLGLEILPVFATAGAMGGSKSEEFLHPTPVGEDTFVRSPGGYYANVEAVTTVVPEDIDFTDAPAFEVLDTPNTPTIDTLVACANEIAPRANGAWSAIDTLKNVVLAATLPTGERQLVAIGLPGDRNVDLKRVEANISAHLETGGEVGLEAATEDDLKKHPTLIKGYIGPALGTDAAVLGLEGASKILYLVDPRVVAGTSWVTGANEAGKHVFGLVAGRDFTWDGTIECVEVLAGDPAPDGSGPLETARGIEMGHIFQLGRKYAEALDLKVLDQNGKLKVVTMGSYGVGVTRAVAALAESNHDENGLVWPRNVAPADVHLVVTGKQAELFEAAQKIADELHEAGVEVIYDDRPKVSAGVKFSDAELIGVPTIVVIGRGLADGVVEVKDRATGERTDVSVDEVVAQLIALAKG
- a CDS encoding sulfite exporter TauE/SafE family protein; protein product: MIEAATLLDGSGLQGMEPGTIALIVLAGFAAGWVDAVVGGGGLLQLPALLLVPGISPVQALATNKLGSVFGTTTSAVTYYRRAHPDLKTAIPMATVALAGSFGGAILATLLPEEVIKPVIIAALIAVGLFTLFKPTAGELTNLRHTGSRHYAVAGVIGLVIGGYDGLIGPGTGSFLIIAMVAFMGYNFLAASAKAKIVNMATNLGALAFFLPSGHLLWGIGLVLGAANMVGGYLGARMAVSKGSKFIRIVFLAVVGALILKLGYDVLFPAV
- a CDS encoding aspartate kinase, yielding MQSDTWPAWRLRESLIIQKYSSSSVADHRGIQRVARRIVDTQRAGFSVVVVLPEMESATNELATHPAGLAPSGESGGLDLAVGRRKQIFEPSLEMAISKLGAASHVFTGGEAGLITDGIHGKAHIVGVDPLAVAASLARREIPIVAGFQGTNREANMVTTMGRDGSDLMAVALAASLNALVCEIYSDFDGLYTADPRIVPAARKVQTITSVQMMELAAAGAKVLPRRCIEYARRLGVTIHVRSPFNPDEGTRVVSGLEDEPGAEHSATLEEPLIMGVIQDRTQIQVTVAGVPMGPGPAQLFGVTAALGVCPDMITHKNDVVDGSTDISFILPADQIPPVVAAVSKAQETIGFQWLKCEEVGKLSLSGFGMRLEPDVLCRFLGVLSDAGIKIRLFSDSSVCLCAVTDLEMLGLGVRAMREAFNLSDDLGKGYRAKHMNQSVNHKG
- a CDS encoding diaminobutyrate--2-oxoglutarate transaminase family protein — protein: MTNKTELADWTGPLVSGPIPGPQSAAFLARQEARESNARTYPRHLPIAIAEAAGSFVRDVDGNVFIDFLNGAGVLPFGHNHPELVRVAADQMLVETHGLDFPTPVKDAFIDTQLSMLPVDMQDRMKIHFCGPTGANAVEAAIKLCKTATRRGEIISFQGGFHGSTAAAMALTGLVAPKSHVQNGMPGVHFFPYSYCSQCPLGMSPATCSTNCATFLEHSLKDDLSGIPLPAAVILELVQGEGGSIPATIEFAQRVRAVTRELGIPLIVDEVQTGCGRTGTWFSFEQYGIEPDVIVASKALSGMGLPIALIMYDKAMDVWEPGAHIGTFRGNQLAFATGVEAVKIFQRDDILGNVRRRSEQCFGLLAPLQQHPWVREIRGKGLLVGVELMDPRTEMPAGDLAAEVQSEALNRGLILELGGRDSSVVRLLPPLNITAEVMETACHILVDCIDRLASMLDVPAP
- a CDS encoding Pls/PosA family non-ribosomal peptide synthetase, which gives rise to MTREVALSKQVDTRENLAYPGRHRALSLMHGPVLHSVEVDQTAGWVPGERLDHLFEGQCDLLRKTGKGLHLAVDTGAVRLTYDQLDAKANQLARYLIAHGCNPGDRIALLFDDPVRSLVGMLAVLKIHAAYVPLDAGYPADRIAYIIADADVAQVLTLSHLRDRLVDVMASVRCLDEEDPRIESMDSARLAAEEKGSPSDQLAYIIYTSGTTGRPKGVAIEHASICNFVRVAALSYGYEQQDRVYQGMTIAFDFSVEEIWVPWMSGATLVPKPSGTALLGLELAEFLVAHKVTAICCVPTLLATLDEDIPSLRFLLVSGEACPRDLMVRWHRPGRRFLNVYGPTEATVTATYAIADPTRPVTLGVPLPSYAVVILDPDEPKALPAGTQGEIGLAGIGLAKGYVKRDDLTGKAFIPDFLGIDNNPSGRIYRTGDLGRINDMGEIEYFGRIDTQVKIRGYRIELTEIESVLLQVPGVAQAVVDTYEREPGFTELVAYYSLRKDTPEIDAVDLRKRLQSQLPSYMVPAYFECLKAIPMLPSDKADRKNLPPPSTPSPNAGGQEYVAPANETEEQLSLALAQVLHVEKVSTRANFFTDLGANSLLLAHFCSLTRKNTDLPPLAMRDAYQNPTIEKLAGVLENSSAATPPTAYPETMEVRLASTRQFVTTGVLQALIFLAYTYGLTVLAVAGYHWAAAATDAIKVWERSLIFTVAMFVALSVIPIVLKWVIVGRWKEMEIPVWSLAYVRFWFVRVLISSNPLRMFAGTPLFNVYLRALGAKIGHDVAIFSTSVPLCSDLLTIGDGTVIRKDCVFKGYRAQRGIIQVGPVTLGKNVWVGEQTVIDIYTEMGDNSQLGHSSSLHRGQTVPPNETWHGSPGRRCDSNYKSVDPARVTMRRKVTYSFWVVCLSIAGFGSLVTFLIALFLPDYLSSGLLWNETGGFYADLIIISFGLTIGGIVTGLVAVGVVPRLLYLFLTPGKVYPLYGFHYALHRTVTRLTNIPFFANLTGDSSLILYYLSYLGYHQPNPVQTGSNFGPAVKHDTPYAVTVGSGTMVSDGLSMITAEVSNTSFRIAPSTIGAKNFLGNAITYPPAGKTGENCLFGTMTMVPIDGPVREGVGLLGSPPFEIPRSVQRDSAFDEMKTAEQLKLRLPAKNRHNGLTIALFLLLRWFEVFVSLWFASVVLTHFEEVGALAVMIGTLALGVALEGLTIAIERITQIRHKLVPTFCSIYEVYFWEHERFWKFIGGAALGLFSGTPFKSIILRLLGVRVGKRLFDDGCAIPEKTIVSIGDDVTLNSGSIFQCHSMEDGAFKLEPISIGSRVTIGVGAFVHYGVTMQDGAELKADSFLMKGSDVPEDSLFGGNPAQELSTRGLRNVASG
- the ggt gene encoding gamma-glutamyltransferase, which codes for MSRRFIHASACAAALTLVAGAITAAPAVAEPRQTEKQATATGTGGAVSTVDAEASAAAIAVLRKGGNAVDAAVAAAATLGVTEPYSAGIGGGGYFLYYDAASGKVSTIDGRETAPATMPTDAFIDPETGEPYPFTPELVTSGVSVGVPGTAATWQRALEKWGSLSLGQALQPAIKAATRGFVVDETFREQTLDNKERFAAFDSTSELYLPGGDAPEVGSTIKNPDLARTYTLLARDGIEAFYNGALAEDIAEAVQAPPISDDTELPVPFGHLSTQDLADYAVIDQAPTKVDYRGLEVFGMAPSSSGGTTIGEALNILENYDLSAMEGPAAIHHYLEASALAYADRGKYLGDPAFVDVPTSTLTDALFGAERACALDPEQAATKPVAPGDVTDYDGLCPAATAAPAVETDTENISTTHLSVADAQGNVVSYTLTIEQTGGSGIVVPDRGFLLNNELTDFSTVYDPADPNRIEPGKRPRSSMAPTIVLSDGKPLLALGSPGGSTIITTVLQTLVNRVDLGMSLPEAIAAPRASQRNSAKVTAEPEFIESQGAGLEAFGHEFVASGDSFTPQAEIGALEAIEFGPDGSMTAAAEPTRRGGGSAMVLKPAR